The genomic window CGCGGCCATGATCGACCAAAGACTGAAATGACTGCGATATTCGACATCCGTCATACCGCCATTGCCCACTTCCAGCATATCCGGATCGTTCCAATGGCCGGGAGTGGCATAGTGGTCGAGCACCACGTTCTGCTTGAAGTTCTTCAACATCGAGGCGTAGCTGTCGCTGATGTCGCCCGTAGTACGCCACGAACCGGCACTGACCGGCGGCTTGCCGGCCCACAGCCAGGGTTTGTTCTCGCCCCATTCGCAGACGCTGTAGAAGATCGGCCGGCCGGTTGCGCGCAAGGCCTCGGCCATCGCGGTATAGCGTTGTTGCGCATCGACCTTCTGGTTGTTGCAGTTGTCGTACTTCAGATAATCCACATCCCATGACGCAAAGGTCGCCGCATCCTGCTTCTCATGACCAAGGCCACCGGGAAAGCCGCGATTTTCCTGCAGCGGTTCGCAGGTGGAAGTGCCGGCGCTGGAATACAGGCCGAACTTCAGGCCCTTCTGGTGAATGTAGTCGGCCAGTGCTTTGATGCCGCTGGGAAAGCGCTTGGGATTTGGCTGCAGCTGACCGTTCTGGTCGCGCTGCCAATTGGCCCAGCAATCATCGATGTTGACGTAGCGGTAGCCGGCATCGCGCAATCCGAGACTGATGAACTTGTCGGCAACACCGCGAATCATCTTCTCGTTGAATTCGTCGCGGCAATGGGTGGAGTTCCAGTTGTTGAAGCCCATTTGCGGCAACGTCGGTGCTGCCTGATCTGCCAGCGCAGATTCAGAGCCACCAAAGACAGCAAGCATGATGGCGATGGGTGCGGCGGCACGCAGCAAACCTCGAGGTAAACGGTTCATCGATGTCTCTCCACTGAAATGAAACGGGGCAGGGCAGTTATCGGAACTGTCCTTACCTCGCGTTGGCGATGCGCAAAATTTCAAACGAACAGAGCGAAACATGCTCAGGGTACCGTCACGGTGGTTGTGCCCAGTACGGGATGGTTCAACGTATTGAGCATGGGCTGGCCTTCTACGAGCAGATCCAGAACGATCAGCTGATTACCGTGAGGTTTCAGCCATACGCCAGGCACGTACAGCGTTTGTTGCGGGCCGATGCTCCAAGTACGACCCAGCGGATGTCCGTTGAGCCAGACAAAGCCCTTGCCCAGACCCTTCGTATCCAGGAAGGTATCGGCCGAAGCATCGCCTGAAACGGGTGCATCGAAGTTACCGCGATAGAAACAGGGCGCATGTTGGCATGCCGCGTTGGTGTAATGCAGGGCCTCGCTGTCGTTGAACGGCAGCGAATAAATCTGCCAATCCAGCAAGGGTTGGCCGTGCAGGGTGACGCCGCCCAAGATGCCCTTGCGCTCCGTGCGCATCTTTTCACCGAAATTGATGCGCCCGTCGTTTTGCACCAACAGATCCAGCGTATCGCCCTTGGCCAGCTTCACGGGCAGATGGTCCTGCTTCAGCCGGCGATCGAGCGTGCCGATTCGCTTGCCGTTGACGTAGATCTGGGCATAGTCGTGCAGGCCGTCGATGTGCAACTGGCCGGCAAAGTCAGCGGTCACTCGCTTGCGGTAAAGAATGTCCCCGTAAGCCTGCCCAAGCGCCTCCATGGTCTCAAGTGCATGCGAAGACGTCGGTGTAGGCAGCGCATCCCATAGCGATACCGATTCATCCAGCTTGATGCCTTTAATCGCCTGGGTCGGCGGCGTTGCGGGTACTGGTGGCGGAGTCGCGCCGGTCGCCTGGATGATCACCTTGCGCAGCGCGTCGTACTTCGGCGTGGGCCGTCCGCTTTCGTCGAGCGGGCTGTCGTAGTCGTAACTGCTGACATCGGGTTGATAGCTGTCGTCATCCCAATTGGCGCCATTCATCCAGCCGAACGATGTGCCGCCATGGAACATGTAGAAATTGACGGAGTAGCCTTGTTGCAGCATCCAGGCCAGCTCGGAGGCGACCAGCTTGGGATCGGATACATGGTGCGGGCCGCCCCAATGATCGAACCAGCCGACCCAGTATTCGCCGGCCATGTAGGAGCCGGTGGCCTGCCAGGTATGCAACTGCGCGAATTTCTCGCGCGCATGGCCGACGCCGAAGTTGATCACCTTGAGCAAGTCGGGCAGCGAACCCGGCTGTTCGGCACTGTCGGACGTGTAGAACAGCGACGTGTTGAAACCACTGTCGATCAGGCTTTGGCGAATCTGTTCCAGGTAGGCGTTGTCATGGCCAAAACTGCCGTATTCGTTTTCGACCTGCACCGCGATGATGTTGCCGCCGCGGGCAAGCTGCAGTGGCGCAAGTTCCTGGCCCAGGCGATGCAACCAGCGCTGCGCGGGTTGCATGAACCTTGGATCGGTACTGCGAACGGGGATGTCGCCGTCCTTCAACAGCCACGCCGGCATGCCGCCAAATTCCCACTCGGAGCACACGTAGGGGCCGGGGCGAAGGATGACGTACAGGCCCTCCTGTTGTGCTTCCCGGATGAACTCGGCGACGTCGTTCTGGCCACTGAAATCATAATGGCCGGGCACCGCTTCATGCGCGTTCCAGAACACGTAGGTGGTGATGGTGTTCAAACCCATCGCCTTGGCCATCTTCAGGCGCGCGCGCCAGTACTCGCGCGGAATGCGTGAATAGTGCATGTCACCGGCAATGATGCGGAATGGTTTGCCGTTGAACACAAACTGGCCCTGTTCGACGGCAAGCCCGCTTGCTGCAGTAGCCGGTGCGGCAAGTGCATGGCCAGACAGCAACACACTCAGTCCAATGCCTATCGAAATACTTTTCAACACCTTCATCGAAATCCCTTGCATTGAGCAGCCGATGTGTCGGCATTCAATCGATACGTCCGGCAAGTCATACCGGACGTTAATCGTGCGTGGAACAGGTCCTTATCCAACGACGTAACTCAGAAAGTGCCACGAACACCGACGGTATACACCGTGCCATCCGCCTCCGCGTAGAGGAAGCGATTGGGATAAACGGAGTAATCGTAAAGGTGCGACTGGGTCAGGTTGGTGCCGGATACGAACAGCGAAACGTGATTGTTGAGCCTGTAGCTGGCGCTCAGATCCAGTTCGCCGTAGTCCGTCCGGGTGACCGGCTGTGCGCCTGATCCGTAGGCAATGCTCTCCAGATATTTTCCGCGCCAGTTGTAGGCCAGGCGCACCTGCCAGCGTCCTTTTTCATAGTAGCCACTGAGATTGGCCGAATCGCCGATGCCCGGGACGGCGAATTTGCCGGACGTGCTGATCGTGCTGGGACTCAGGTCCGCGCTGCTTTTGACGTGGGTGTAATTGAAGGCCATGCCCAGGCCATCGAACGGTGCCGGCAGCAGTTTGGCGAACTGATAATTGAAGGTCAGTTCTTCGCCGTAGATGTTGGCCGAGTTCAAATTGATCGGCTCGCTCAGCGACCAGGTCTGGCCGAGGAAATCCACCGGCGTACTGACGATCGTGCTGAAGTTGCTGACCTTCTTGTAGAAGGTTTCAACCGACAGATAGCTGACGTCGTTGATGTACCACTCCAGGCCCGTGTCGTAGTTGAGCGACGTATAGGGCTGGAGATTGGGATTGCCCTGGGTGATCGTCAGCGATTCCGGGCGCGTGCCGAAGCTCTTGTTGTAATACAGGTTGTTCAGCTCAGGTGGCGTGAGGGTCTTGGAAAGCGCAAGGCGGTAAATGAGATTGTCGAGCAGGTTGAGCTTGAAGTTCATCGACGGCAACCACTTGTGATAGCCACCGTAAGCGGTTTGCGGTTGCAGCGGTCCGTAGGCCACCTGGCTGGCGCTGCTGTCGTTAGGGTCGACGTAGTAGCTGATCGGATTCTGGAAGATGGCCTGCGATTCCGAGTCGACGTGCACGTAGCGCGCACCGACATCCAGCGTCCAGGGCTTCTCCCACATCGTGCCTTCGAACACCGCTTTGGCGAATGCAGCCTTGTCGGTCTCTTCCACCTCGTTGAAGCTGCCGGGATTGACCTGCGGCCGCAGGCTTCCATATTGGGCAAGAGCAGCAAGCAGCGCCGCGCGCTTATCCGGCGTCAATTGGTTGTACGCCGCCGGGGTGGCTAGCCAATTGAAATAGGCGATAGGGTTATATTGAATCCATTGGCTCGGCAGTCCGGGCTGCGACACACCGCTGATCGGTGCAGGCGGCGTGTAGACGTAAGCGCCAACCGCACTGGCAGGAACGGATACGGCATAGCCGCAGTACGCATTGCAGAGGATGCTTTCTGGCGTGACCCACTGCACCGATTTGTTGTATTGCCGGTTTTCCTGCACACCGAATTCAAGTGTGGACAACGCGCCGCTGTCAAAACTCTTGCTTAAATTCAGCTGGTACTGGGTGATGCCATCTGTGACGTTGTTCGATTGGCCGCCCCAGCTGCAGCAATGTGCATACAGATCATCCAGATTGGTGGTCGATATGATGTTGGTGTAACTGGGTGGTTCGTTGTCGCCGTTGTTGGTCCAGGTCGGATTGGTGCCGTAATTTCGCGCACCGATCACCGTGAAATAGCTTTGCGGGCTTTCCTTGTCCCAGGCTTTGGAGTTGGATACGTCCAAGCTGATCACGGTTGACGGATCGAGGTCGAAAGCGAGATTCAACCCGTTCTGTATCATTATTTCATTGCTTGGGTTGTAGTCGACGACATAGTCATTGGACATCACACCGCTGTCCTTTCGCACGTAGTTCAAGACGGTGTTGTTGGCATCCGTGGTCAGTGACTGGATGTCACTGGCATTGCCGTACTCACCGAATTCGTGCTCCAAGGGATCGACGCGATAGCCCGCATACAAGGTGTCGAACTTGACGGTCAAACGATCGATCGGGCGCCAATCGATCGCGCCGCTGAAACTCTTGCGGGTGCGTTCTTCAACAACCACGTTGTTAGCCAGCGTCTCAGGGATGGCGACGTGTGTGTAATTGGGATTGCTCAATCCGGAAAGCTGGGAAATGTTCTGGTTGGCGTACCAAGAATTCGCCTGCGTGTTTATCTGGGTATCGTCGCGCTTGTAGTACTGCACGGAGGCGAGCCAGCCGAAGGTATGGTCCGAATTGGTCCAGCCGGTGAGGCCCGACACCTTGGGCGTGGTCTTGCCGGCCCAGCTGCCGGTCAGATTGGCGTTGACGCCAGCGGCGCTGCCGGTCGCGTGATAGCCGTTGAAGTCCAGCGGGCGCGCGGTTTGAATATCCACCACGCCACCGATATCCACTTCGGGGATGTCGGCCGAAGATGTCTTGTTGACCTGCGCGACGCTGATGATGTCCGCTGGAAGCACGTCGAAATCGAACGCGCGTGTACCGGAAGCCGTAGCCATCTGGCGACCGTTGATCGTCACGGCGACGAAATCGGGGCCGAAACCGCGGATGGCGATCTGGCTGGATTCGCCGCCGCTTCGATCCACTGACACGCCGGGCACGCGCTGCAAGGCGTCGGCGACATTGGGATCAGGGAATTTGCCGGTTTCTTCGGCGGAAATCGAATCGACGACGTTGACAGCGTCCTGCTTGATCGACTGCGCCTTGCGGATCGCGGCGAGCTGGCCGGTGACGCTGACTCCGCTCAGGTCGGTCACTTTCTTGTCGTTGGTATTTTTCTTGCCATCGGCCGTCTGGCCATTTCCGGCAGGGGCACTCTGGGTTGATGATGCCGATGCGGAAGTGCCGGCGGCTGATGCTGCCGGGCTTGTCTGGGCGAGTCCCTGTGCGCTGTAACCAAGCAGGCAGGCGCCCCCCAACATTGCTAGCGCCTGATACACAGAGAACGTCAATTTATTTCGTTGCATGGATTGCCCCTGGATGCGTAATGCTTATAGACATGTACGTCACGACAACCATGGCACCGTGCGGCGCCATATCGATTTGCTTCGATTGAGTCACGCCTACCCCGTCAGTCGCGCGGCTCAAGTGCCACCCTCTCCCGGTGGCCATTCGTAAACCGTGTTCTGAAGCAACCCGAAGAGAAGAGTCAGTCGGCTTTGCCGACGCTCCGGATGGTTCCCCAGCCTTGCTCATCCAATAGTAGTATTATTGGATAATAATATTCTCGTACGAGACGACAAGCTGCAGCGCAGCATTGATTCGTCCCTCGGTATGTCAGATCAGCGCGATGACGACGCGCTCACATTGAGCGACTCGGACACGCTTGGATGACGCATCATCCTGTCGTGGCACTTGCGTGGCAGCTTGAACCTGAGACCGCGGGCATATGAACATACCGATCTCGGCATGGTTGCAATGATGTTCACTGCCATCATCATCACGTCTGGTTTTCAAATTCGTGCAGCCTTTTGGCTTCATGCTTGGTCTTTTAGGGGATGCATTTAGATGAAGCGCACTGTTCTGTCGGGTTCTTTCTGTATGGTCATGACGGTGTTGCCCGCGGCCAGCGTGCAGGCAGCCCAGGCCACCCGTGCATCGTTTGGCCATACGGCCGACGGCCAGGATGTCGAGATCGTGACATTGACCAACGACCGCGGACTGCAGGCGCGGGTGATGAGCTACGGCGCTTCGCTGCAATCCCTGCTGGTGCCGGACCGCAACGGCAAGCTTGCCGACATCGTGCTCGGCTACGACGCTTTGCAAGGCTATCTGGATCATCGGCAGTACTTCGGCGCCACGGTTGGCCGCTATGCAAATCGCATCGCGCACGGCAAGTTCACGCTGGATGGCAAGAACTACAGCCTGACGCTCAACGACGGGCCGAATTCACTGCACGGTGGCGCCAAGGGCCTGGATATGCAGGTCTGGAAAGTGACCGACGTCAAACAGGGGCCCAATGCGAGCGTGACCCTGGAATACGTGAGTCCCGATGGCGATCAGGGATATCCCGGTACGTTGACGGTCAAGGCGACCTACACCTTGAGCAACGACAACGAGCTCAAGATTGCCTACGTTGCCACCACTGACAAGCCGACCATCGTCAATCTTTCCAATCACACCTATTGGAACCTTGCCGGCGAAGGCAGCGGCACCGCGATGGACCAGGTGCTGACGATTCCTGGTAATGCCATCACCACGGTGGATGCGCAATCGATACCGGACGGGCACGTCGTACCGGTAGCAGGAACGCCCTACGATTTCCGCGTGGGTAAACCGATTGGCCGTGATATCGGCGATGGTCATTCGCAGCAACTGCTCTTCGGCCATGGCTACGACATGAATTGGGTGCTCAGCCACAAGGAAATCGAGGCGCGCATGGTGGCGCGCGTGATGGATCCGCATTCCGGGCGTGTGATGAGTCTGTGGTCGAGCAAGCCGGGCCTGCAGTTCTACTCAGGCAACTTCCTCGATGGCACCACTGTCGGCAAGGATCACCATATTTATCGTCAGGGCGACGCCTTCGTGCTGGAGCCGCAACTGTTTCCGGATACGCCCAATCATCCGGATTTCGGTTCCGCGCGACTGGCGCCCGGCGAGACGTATAGAAACACCATCGTCTACCGCTTCGGCACCGACAGCGGGCGCAATGACATCAAGTGAGCGCCGAGGTGCTGCGCCTATCAGTTGAGGCCGTCTCGTGTGCACGTCATGCTCAAGCGTCATGGTGGCGTGCGGGACATCCTCAGCGCGCTTTGTTACTCCGTCGCTTATGGCTCAAATTCGCCCGCGTATCTACAATCACCTTCAGCATGGCCTTCTGCGCAGCGGCTGCATCCTTGTCGCGGATCGCAGACAGCACCATGCGATGTTGCGGCAAGGAATATTTGAAATTGCTTGCCGTGTGCGCTGACATGGTGAAGTAGCTGCTGAGCGCCGACTCGATCACCGAAAACAGCGAGATCAGCAGTTCGTTCTGGGTGGCAGCGAGAATGGCTTCGTGAAAATCCAGATCGGCGCTGGTCCAGGATTCCGGATCGGGCGCCGCTTCCATGGCATCGAAGGCCGCTTGCATCCGCTTGAGCTGGACCGCCGTGCGATGGCGTGCTGCGCTGGCCGCGGCCGCCGGTTCGATGATCTCGCGCATTTCGGAAAGTTTTTCGACGAAATCCATGGTGGGCATGGAGCTGCAACGCCAGGCCAGTACATCGGCATCCAGCTGGCTCCAGAATCGTGCATCGCGCACCCGCGTGCCGACCTTCGGTCGCGCCTCCACCAAACCTTTGGCCGAAAGGACTTTCATCGCTTCGCGCAGCGACGTGCGGCTGACTTCCATCTCTTCGGCCATGCTTGCTTCGGGAGGCAGCACTTCGCCCGGCTTCAATTCCCCACTGACAATGCGCTGGCCCAGAAGCTGGACGACATGCCCATGCAGATTGCGAGCCGTCATCGGCCCAACGCCATTGCGAACCCGTCGTGCGAGCACGGAACGCACGGGCTTCACGCCATCGTCATCCCGACCGCCTCGAAAAGATGCCATCCCGTTGATCTCCTGCTGATTTCCATACCCACACGGCGAGCCAGACCGGCAAGTCGCATTGCCCATTCACGGCCTTATATAAAGCCGTTTGCCGCATGGCGACCCCGTCTGTGAGTCATGATGCCATGAATCCCGTTGGGCGACTTTTCTGCCGGGCGAGGTCAGTTTCACCCTGCCTGCGTTGTGATGGGGCGTCTGGGTCTGATTTCAGCCACTGAGTGAGGAGTTGAAGTTGGCGCATGGGCCGTCCGCGCCGCATGCGAGGTCGTGCGTCCCGACACGAAGAGGTCAGTAGGGGCCAGCGAGATGCCGACCGTTCGGCGATCGCGACGAGCGGCCGGACGCCATGGTTCCGGCAGGGAGCACCGAGCGGATCAGTTCTGCTTGATAGTCCACCGGCGCGACGCATGCCAACACGTCAGCGTTCGATCAGGCGAGGTCAGGACGGGATTTGAATAAAAACCGGCGGCGCCTTGCGCAAGAACGCAGGGCGCGGCTTTTCATCTCGTCAATGCAGGCGGGCCAACAGATCAGGTTGCTGGGGCAACAACTTTTTCGACGCCTCATCGTGCAAGGCCGCTTCCAGCAAACTGATGACCTGTTCACCCTGATCGGCGAAGACCAGTTCCAACGCTGTATGTCCGCCCAAGGTTTCGATATGGGTGTGAAACAGCCAGTCCCAAATCAACTTGCGATCGGGTTCCAGCTGCGCGGCCAAATTGAAGATGCGGCGGATGATGCCTTGGCTCATGGCTCGGAACTCTTGGTTCAGAAGATATAGCTCAGCGAGACGAAGTAACTTTCGGTGTGATCGGTGTCGACCATCGGGCTGTCTTTCACGGCATTTGGCAGAACCGTGTAACGGATACCCGCCATGGTCAGCCAGGATTGCGAAAGCTTGAAAATGGCGGTGATGCCGAAGTAGGGCGAGGAGCCGCCGCCGGCGTGATAGAAGGGCAATCCGCTACGGAATGCATCGCTGCCGCTGATCCCGTAGTAATAATTATTGATCGCGCTGGTGTTATACGTGACCCCCGCTGTCGGCGTCAGCGTCAGGCGGCCTTCTTTGATCGGGTAGCTGTAATTGGCGTCGAACACTTCACCGCCGCCATGGCCCGTGAATTCTTTTTGCGCGCTGGCCTGCAGCACGCCCCAGTCGGCGCTGTGTTTCCACGCCGCACCGGCAAGGCCGGAAATGTCGCGGTCGGAAAGTTGGCGCAGACGTGGATTGTCGGTGTCGTCGTGCTGAAAGCGATTGCCCAGTGGCGAGGCGATGATGGAAAACTCATCCGAACCGGTGTTGATCAGGCGGAAGCCCAAGGTGGCACCACGCACGTAGAACGACTTGCCTTCGTAATTGACCAGCGGCAGTGGCCAAGCCTTGTTGTTGTAATCGCGATAGGGGCTGGGGCTCCAGAAGGCGCCGATACCGAGCGTCCAGGTGCTGTTTTGCGCAGAAGTGGACTGCGCCATGGCTGCCGTGCTGAAAACCGTGCAGATCGAAGCCGCCGTCAGGCTGGCGAAACACAATGAAACTTTTGGCATGGGGATGCAGGGGAAGGGTAGTTTAAACGGTGCCCATGCTGTGGAACGCACATTGCCCCAACATTGCGTCGGCCCATGCAGGGTGGATGCTAAAGTCGGTTTTTGCCGCAGCTAAGGGGTGCCAGGAGTACCCGATTCATCATGCGCATTTTGCTGGTTGAAGACGAACCGGAAATGGCCGTTGCATTGCGTGCAGCATTGCAACGTCACGGCATGCTGACGGATATCGCGCCCAATCTGGCACAGGCAAGCGAAGCCTTACGCCAGAACGTTCACGATCTGCTGCTGCTCGATCGCCAGCTTCCCGATGGCGATGGCGCCACGCTGATCCAGCTGGCGCGCAAATGCCGCGCCGATTTGCCGGTGATCATGCTGACGGCGCGCGGTGCACTCGCCGATCGCATCGCTGGCCTTGACTTAGGTGCTGACGACTACCTCGTCAAGCCGTTTGCAGTCGAGGAATTGCTGGCACGCATTCGCGCGATATCGCGACGACCGTCGCAACTGGTACTGCCCACGGCAACCGTGGGCAATCTCACGTTCGATTTCTCCACCCACGAAGCGTTTGTCGACGACGTCTTGCTGCCACTGCCGCGGCGACAGTTGCTGGTGCTGGAAGCCCTGTTTCTGCGGCACGGCCGAACCGTCCGTCGGGAAGTACTGCAGGAGTCGGTGTATGACTTCAACGACGAAATTCAATCGAATGCCCTGGATGCACATGTGTCCAAGCTGCGTCGCGCGCTGACGGAAGCGCATGCGCGTGCAGACATTCACGTGATCCGCGGCATCGGCTATCTGCTGAAGGAACGTACCGATGATCGCGAAGAGTAAATCGCTCACCAAACAGCTGGCCTTGCGTCTGATCATCTTGCAGGCGTTGATCATCCTCGTTTTCTCCGTCGTGCTCACGTTTACGGTCTTCAGTGGAAACGTTTCCTATATTGACGAACCGGTGTCGCACACGATCCTTGACGCCGTGCATGTCAATCAGAGCGGCAATCTCGAGCTTCATGCCGACAAAAAAATGCAGAAGCTGCTGCGCGAATCACCCGAGTTGTGGTTTGTGGTGGAAGACGCGCAAGGGCATCGCCTGGAGCACGGGCAGGTGCCGGAGGTGTATCGCCCGCTGCTGCCATCGCTATACCGTTTGGTGCCGTCGGAAATCCACGAAGGCATCGCGCCGTACGACCTCACCATGCGCGTTTTTGTCGGCCCGGCATCGACAGGAAGTTTGCGTGTCATCTGTGGCGGCGCGCCTTCGACCGATATGATCGCCGTGTTCTTCGGCCTCCTCTACTATTTCGGTTGGCGCATCATCCTGCCGATGACGCTGCTGACGTTGATCATGGTGCCGTGGCTGATTCGCCGCGGCATGTCGGGGATGGCCGAGGTAGCCGCGCAGGCACAGGCGATCGATATCGATGTGCAGGGCGCACGGCTCGCCGACCAGGCGGTACCGCGCGAATTGCAGCCGCTCGTGCAGGCATTCAATGCTGCATTGGAGCGCCTCAACGAAGGTTATGATGCGCGCGATCGTTTTCTGGCCGGTGCGGCACATGAGCTGCGCGCACCGATCGCCATTCTGGAGGCACGCATTGAGACGCTGGAATCCGGCGCCACCCGAACCCGACTGCTTGCTGACGTGGCACGGCTATCCAATCTTGCCGAACAGTTGCTCGATCTGCAGCGCCTTGGCAAGCAGCAAACGGCGTTCGAGCCGCTCGATCTGGTGGCGTTGTCACGCGAAGTCACCGCCGACGTCGCGCCGCTGGTGGTGGATGCCGGTTACGAACTGGCCCTGGATGCTCCTGAAACACACGTGATGGTGATGGGTGATCGCCAGTCGCTGTCGCGCGCCTTGACCAACTTGATCCAGAACGCCATCGCGCATGGCGGTGGCTGCGGCCTGATTACGGTCGATGTAAAACGAGACGGTACGCTTGGGGTGAGCGACCAGGGCCCTGGCATTCCCGCCGAGGAACGGCTTCGCATCTTCGAGCCTTTTTATCGCCTGCGTCCCAGTAGCATGGGCGCGGGACTCGGATTGCATCTGGTGCGGGAAATCGTTGCGCTACACGGTGGATGGATCAACGTGACCGAAGCGGACGGCGGCGGCGCATACTTTCGCATGCGGCTTACGCCTGTGCCGTAGCCGCATACGCCCGTCGCAAATCCTCAAACCTTTCAAGCTTTGCTGGCGTGACAGCGAATCCGCATGTAGTCGGCCCACCACTTGCCATCGGCATCGCACATGGATGCGCGCAAAGTGTCCGCCAATGCAGCGAGACATGCAGGCCGTTCTTCTTCCGCTACCGCAGATAGCAAAGGTTGAGCAAAGGTGGTCAGCCAGGCGCGAACGTCGCCGGGTAGCAAGGTTGGCCGGGGCAGCAGCGCCACAAAGTGAACCTGAAAACCCTGCTTTTCCAGCAACGCGCGGTAGTGCTCAGGTGTGGGGAAAAACCACGGATTGGGGATGTCGACATGCCGCGCAGCAAGGGCCGCGTGCAACGCATTGACGATGGTTGCGACATTGCCGTGTCCGCCGAACTCCGCTACGAAGCGTCCGCCAGGTTTCAGTGCGCGCCAAACACCCGCGAGCACGTGCTCGGCATGCGGCATCCAGTGAAGCGCAGCATTGCTGAAAACGGCATCGAATTCGCCATGGAAGTCGAGTGACTGACCATCCATCATCCTTGCCTCGACACCAAGTGCTCTGGTGGCTTCCACCATCGGCGTGCTGCTGTCGACGCCCAGCACATCGCAGCCCATGTCCACGAGTTTGCGTGTCAGCGCGCCATCGCCGCAGCCGAGATCAAGAATTCGCTCGCCCGTGCGGGCTTCGAGCAGATCAAGAATGGACGCGCCGAGATCGGATACAAAGCGGCCGTGCTGCTGGTATGCAATGGGATCCCATTGCTGCTCGTTGTGTGAGGTCATCCCAATCCTGTGTCGCTTGAAAAAGTAAGGCGGAGGTCGTTTATCGCTGATAGCCTGCCTGAATCGAGGTGCTTCCCAATGTGTTGCCATGGATCACATAGCCGATCATGGCGGCCGAAGCATCGGTGGGCACCTCAATGTGTGCAACTTTCAGTGCGTAGACAGTGAAAACATAGCGGTGGGCCTTGTCGCCAGCGGACGGGCAGGGGCCGCCATAAGCATGCGTGCCAAAATCTGTGCGAGCCTGGATGGCGGTAGCCGGAAGTGCCTTACTGTCAACGGTGCCCGCGCCCTCGACCACGTTGTGAACAGAGGCCGGGATATCAAAAACGACCCAATGCCACCAGCCTGAACCGGTCGGTGCGTCGGGATCATAAACGGTTATCGCAAAACTCCGGGTGCCCTGCGGCTCGCCTTTCCACATCAATGCGGGTGAGATGTTCTGGCCGGAGCATCCAAAGCCATGAAGCACCTGGGCGTCCTTCAGGATTCCGTTCGGGCTGAAGGCAGGGCTGGAAACGATGAAATCCGTGGCATGCGCTGCGAAGGCAAAGGCCATGCATAACAAGGCACCAGCCAGGCGAATAAGTTTCATGAGTGGTTCCGCTCGATCACAAGGATTGAAGCGGATGGTGTCAAAACGTCGGAAGAGCGTGTTAGCCGGTTCCCGTCAAACCCTGTCCGTTTTCCTTCATCCGCGCTCTCACCACGGAGGGCGCGACTCCCCAACGTTGCTGGAAAAGAGCGGTAAAGCGGCTATGCGAATCCCAGCCACAACGCCGGGCCACCTCAC from Dyella caseinilytica includes these protein-coding regions:
- a CDS encoding glycoside hydrolase family 27 protein, yielding MNRLPRGLLRAAAPIAIMLAVFGGSESALADQAAPTLPQMGFNNWNSTHCRDEFNEKMIRGVADKFISLGLRDAGYRYVNIDDCWANWQRDQNGQLQPNPKRFPSGIKALADYIHQKGLKFGLYSSAGTSTCEPLQENRGFPGGLGHEKQDAATFASWDVDYLKYDNCNNQKVDAQQRYTAMAEALRATGRPIFYSVCEWGENKPWLWAGKPPVSAGSWRTTGDISDSYASMLKNFKQNVVLDHYATPGHWNDPDMLEVGNGGMTDVEYRSHFSLWSIMAAPLLIGTDLRTIKPDALQILLNKEVIAVDQDPLGIQGKQVRDADGIHVIVKPLKDGSEAVAVFNEGDAARDVSVAAGEIGLKNAAKYRLRDLWAHTDTTGDGSIKVHLPAHATVMYRISQR
- a CDS encoding glycoside hydrolase family 35 protein; translated protein: MKVLKSISIGIGLSVLLSGHALAAPATAASGLAVEQGQFVFNGKPFRIIAGDMHYSRIPREYWRARLKMAKAMGLNTITTYVFWNAHEAVPGHYDFSGQNDVAEFIREAQQEGLYVILRPGPYVCSEWEFGGMPAWLLKDGDIPVRSTDPRFMQPAQRWLHRLGQELAPLQLARGGNIIAVQVENEYGSFGHDNAYLEQIRQSLIDSGFNTSLFYTSDSAEQPGSLPDLLKVINFGVGHAREKFAQLHTWQATGSYMAGEYWVGWFDHWGGPHHVSDPKLVASELAWMLQQGYSVNFYMFHGGTSFGWMNGANWDDDSYQPDVSSYDYDSPLDESGRPTPKYDALRKVIIQATGATPPPVPATPPTQAIKGIKLDESVSLWDALPTPTSSHALETMEALGQAYGDILYRKRVTADFAGQLHIDGLHDYAQIYVNGKRIGTLDRRLKQDHLPVKLAKGDTLDLLVQNDGRINFGEKMRTERKGILGGVTLHGQPLLDWQIYSLPFNDSEALHYTNAACQHAPCFYRGNFDAPVSGDASADTFLDTKGLGKGFVWLNGHPLGRTWSIGPQQTLYVPGVWLKPHGNQLIVLDLLVEGQPMLNTLNHPVLGTTTVTVP
- a CDS encoding TonB-dependent receptor; protein product: MQRNKLTFSVYQALAMLGGACLLGYSAQGLAQTSPAASAAGTSASASSTQSAPAGNGQTADGKKNTNDKKVTDLSGVSVTGQLAAIRKAQSIKQDAVNVVDSISAEETGKFPDPNVADALQRVPGVSVDRSGGESSQIAIRGFGPDFVAVTINGRQMATASGTRAFDFDVLPADIISVAQVNKTSSADIPEVDIGGVVDIQTARPLDFNGYHATGSAAGVNANLTGSWAGKTTPKVSGLTGWTNSDHTFGWLASVQYYKRDDTQINTQANSWYANQNISQLSGLSNPNYTHVAIPETLANNVVVEERTRKSFSGAIDWRPIDRLTVKFDTLYAGYRVDPLEHEFGEYGNASDIQSLTTDANNTVLNYVRKDSGVMSNDYVVDYNPSNEIMIQNGLNLAFDLDPSTVISLDVSNSKAWDKESPQSYFTVIGARNYGTNPTWTNNGDNEPPSYTNIISTTNLDDLYAHCCSWGGQSNNVTDGITQYQLNLSKSFDSGALSTLEFGVQENRQYNKSVQWVTPESILCNAYCGYAVSVPASAVGAYVYTPPAPISGVSQPGLPSQWIQYNPIAYFNWLATPAAYNQLTPDKRAALLAALAQYGSLRPQVNPGSFNEVEETDKAAFAKAVFEGTMWEKPWTLDVGARYVHVDSESQAIFQNPISYYVDPNDSSASQVAYGPLQPQTAYGGYHKWLPSMNFKLNLLDNLIYRLALSKTLTPPELNNLYYNKSFGTRPESLTITQGNPNLQPYTSLNYDTGLEWYINDVSYLSVETFYKKVSNFSTIVSTPVDFLGQTWSLSEPINLNSANIYGEELTFNYQFAKLLPAPFDGLGMAFNYTHVKSSADLSPSTISTSGKFAVPGIGDSANLSGYYEKGRWQVRLAYNWRGKYLESIAYGSGAQPVTRTDYGELDLSASYRLNNHVSLFVSGTNLTQSHLYDYSVYPNRFLYAEADGTVYTVGVRGTF